ATAGTCGTCGGCGCCTATCTCCAGGCCGACGACCTTGTCGATCTCGCTGTCCTTGGCGGTCACCATGATCACCGGGACATTGGAACGGCCGCGCAGCTGACGGCAGACCTCGGTCCCCGGCAGACCGGGCAGCATCAGGTCGAGCAGTACGAGATCGGCGCCGTTGCGTTCGAACTCGTCGAGCCCCTCGGGGCCCGTGGCCGCCACCGCGACCTCGAAGCCTTCCTTGCGGAGCATGTAGGACAGAGCGTCGCTGAAGGATTCCTCATCCTCGACGACGAGCACTCGGGTCACGGAAGGACCTCCGGGGCAGGTATGTCGGTATCGGTATCGGTGGCAGGGGGCCGGTCACCGCCGGGACGGCGGGACGGGCGGGTTTCGGTCACTGCGGCGGGGAAGTCCTGGTCGTTGCGGCGGTACTGGTCGTTGCGGCCGTGCTGGTCGTCGTGGCGGTCCCGGCCGCCGCGGCCGGGGAGCGCGTCCGGCCCGGGATCGGGGTCTGCGGCGGGGTCCGGGCCGGGGTCGGATACGGAGGTGTCACCGGGTCTTTCCGGGGCGGCCCCGGCGGTGTCCGCGCCGGAGGCCGGTACATGCCCCTCGGCAGTACGATCCCGCGCCGCGCGCGCCTCGGGAAGACGCAGGGTGAAGGTCGAGCCCTGACCCTCGGTGCTCCACACCGAGACCTCGCCGCCGTGCGAGGCGGCGACATGCTTGACGATGGCGAGCCCGAGGCCGGTGCCACCGGTGGCGCGGGAGCGGGCCGGGTCGACACGGTAGAACCGTTCGAAGATCCGCTCGCGGTCCTTCTCGGATATCCCGATGCCCTGATCGGTGACGGCGATCTCGATGAATCCGGTGGAGCCGTTCCCCGGGCCGGGGACCCGGCGGGCGGAGATGCCGACCCGGGTGCGGGCCGGGGAGTAGTTCACCGCGTTCTCCACCAGATTGCCCAGGGCGGCGGCCAGCTTGCCGCGATTGCCCCAGATGTGCAGTCCGGAGGTGCCCCCGCTGGCCATGGTGATCTGCTTGGTGGACGCGGGGTGCCGGGAGCGGTCGATGGCCTCGGCCACCAGCTCGTCCACCCGGACCGGCTCGGCGTCCTCCAGCGGGTCGTCGTTCTGCACCCGGGAGAGGTCGATCAGCTCCTGGACGAGATTGGTCAGCCGGGTCGCCTCGATCTGCATCCGCCCGGCGAACCGGGAGACGGCCTCGGGCTCGTCGGCGGCGTCCATGACCGCCTCGGAGAGCAGCGAGAGCGCTCCCACCGGCGTCTTCAGCTCATGGCTGACATTGGCGACGAAGTCGCGGCGCACGGCCTCGATCCGCCGGGCCTCGGTCAGGTCCTCGACGAGCAGCAGCACCAGCCGGGAGCCCAGGGGCGCGACCCGGGCGGAGACCGCCAGTGCCTCGCCCCGGCCGGTGCCCCGGCGGGGGAGATCCAGCTCGACCTGGCGTATCTCGCCGTCGCGACGGGTGTCACGGGCCATCTTCAGCATCGCGTCGACCGTCAGTTTTCCGCCACGCACCAGCCCGAGGGCGTACGCCGCCGAGCTGGCCTTCACGACGGAGTCGCTCTCGTCCAGCACGACCGCGGAGGAGCGCAGCACGGACAGGACGGTGTCGACCCCGGGCGGCAGCACGGCGTCGGTGT
The nucleotide sequence above comes from Streptomyces clavuligerus. Encoded proteins:
- a CDS encoding ATP-binding protein, yielding MDVNAALAAVAAIAGLLTGVIAMLAFRWSEREQRRPSRTSLHTDAVLPPGVDTVLSVLRSSAVVLDESDSVVKASSAAYALGLVRGGKLTVDAMLKMARDTRRDGEIRQVELDLPRRGTGRGEALAVSARVAPLGSRLVLLLVEDLTEARRIEAVRRDFVANVSHELKTPVGALSLLSEAVMDAADEPEAVSRFAGRMQIEATRLTNLVQELIDLSRVQNDDPLEDAEPVRVDELVAEAIDRSRHPASTKQITMASGGTSGLHIWGNRGKLAAALGNLVENAVNYSPARTRVGISARRVPGPGNGSTGFIEIAVTDQGIGISEKDRERIFERFYRVDPARSRATGGTGLGLAIVKHVAASHGGEVSVWSTEGQGSTFTLRLPEARAARDRTAEGHVPASGADTAGAAPERPGDTSVSDPGPDPAADPDPGPDALPGRGGRDRHDDQHGRNDQYRRNDQDFPAAVTETRPSRRPGGDRPPATDTDTDIPAPEVLP